In Sulfuricurvum sp., the following are encoded in one genomic region:
- a CDS encoding porin, which produces MSLAAAVLLGTSAFALDNVKVSGDAKLFYTTSDRGANLDLFDKDASAADTALRIGATGDLLKGVSFGVTGYAVSTLGLENNLVSNTWTGAHGVATGNGASFDPLGTNGLQVDDASWMGEAWVAATVAKTTVKLGRMEIDSPLAFSEKWSIVPNTFDAALVINQDLPDTTLVGAWVGKGNGVNPLGRDLDPNTAGVQNKGTINHTPIGDNVVGTAGKFNTFMNGGAYAFAAVNNSFKPLTAQAWYYNVVNVANAYWLQGDINCRLVPGLTIGLQYADMAPKGVLEGVKDSKAYALKVGYGIDALKVSAAYSSTDKDGTLKVANVATDNLAAAQSKLYTEAWWDYGYVGAPDATSMNLTAEYDAKNLAKFGAYYTNVSNGAAANAGDMNELAVTATKSFGPLDVTAAYINEKHDGLKRANTVQAYLTLNF; this is translated from the coding sequence ATGTCTCTTGCAGCAGCAGTGTTGCTCGGTACGAGTGCGTTCGCGTTGGATAATGTAAAAGTTAGCGGTGACGCTAAACTTTTCTATACTACAAGTGATCGTGGAGCAAACTTGGATCTATTTGACAAAGATGCAAGTGCAGCTGATACAGCACTTCGTATCGGTGCAACGGGTGATTTGCTTAAAGGTGTATCATTTGGTGTAACTGGGTATGCAGTAAGTACTCTTGGACTTGAAAACAACCTTGTTTCAAATACATGGACAGGTGCACACGGTGTAGCTACAGGAAATGGTGCTTCATTTGATCCACTTGGTACTAATGGACTTCAAGTTGATGATGCATCATGGATGGGCGAAGCATGGGTAGCAGCTACTGTAGCTAAAACTACTGTAAAACTAGGGCGTATGGAGATTGATTCACCTTTAGCATTCTCTGAAAAATGGTCAATCGTTCCAAATACATTTGATGCAGCACTTGTTATTAACCAAGATCTTCCGGACACTACTTTGGTAGGTGCATGGGTTGGAAAAGGAAATGGTGTAAATCCACTTGGTCGTGATTTAGATCCAAATACTGCAGGCGTCCAAAATAAAGGTACAATCAATCATACACCAATTGGTGATAATGTTGTAGGTACAGCTGGTAAATTTAATACATTTATGAACGGTGGTGCGTATGCATTCGCAGCGGTAAATAACTCTTTCAAACCGCTTACAGCACAAGCATGGTATTATAACGTTGTTAACGTTGCTAATGCTTACTGGTTGCAAGGTGATATTAACTGCCGTTTGGTTCCAGGTTTGACAATTGGTCTACAATATGCTGATATGGCACCTAAAGGTGTTTTAGAAGGTGTTAAAGATTCAAAAGCGTACGCACTTAAAGTTGGATACGGTATCGATGCGCTTAAAGTATCAGCTGCATACTCTTCAACAGATAAAGACGGTACTTTGAAAGTTGCTAACGTTGCAACTGATAACCTTGCTGCTGCTCAATCTAAATTGTACACAGAAGCATGGTGGGATTACGGTTATGTAGGAGCTCCGGATGCAACATCAATGAATCTTACAGCTGAGTACGATGCAAAAAATCTTGCTAAATTTGGTGCATACTATACAAATGTGAGCAATGGAGCTGCTGCTAACGCAGGAGATATGAATGAGCTTGCAGTTACTGCAACTAAATCATTTGGACCATTGGATGTAACAGCTGCTTATATCAATGAAAAACACGATGGTTTGAAACGTGCTAACACTGTTCAAGCATACTTGACTCTTAACTTCTAA